From Plasmodium brasilianum strain Bolivian I chromosome 7, whole genome shotgun sequence, the proteins below share one genomic window:
- a CDS encoding patatin-like phospholipase: MCGKKTKYNNNNNSSSNNNNNNNNSSNNSNNNNSSSSNNNNNNNNSSSNNNNNNSSSNNNNNNSSSNNNNNRNNSNNSNNNRNNSINSNNKKKKKKNRKNKEYLDSLKKQRKKKKRRFNYENFSAHYFLKLPIFIILMIYIDLRRCITRKRSTRGKSGPKQTGRRSRKRVNYLRSKIDENGKEEGEMEADIDADVQEEFEEVDEEVEEEVEVEVDTEEEYHEKSESIYKIDRLMRTCNSYSDYVKYAYQMDILTGKTIHINENYDYINIYDVNLLKKISQSIKKNLLNNDVLLLVEDIKIATSPRIKGIFQEKYYCKTYSTPHIIVTDFINNIMIGLNYIENYVKEKKEKNNNYLYCDEYLLIKKYFEDIFRQWGNTALFLSGGAILGLHHFGVLEVFLKSSINIDYFNDFTKGVLKEKRNNTTNENNKKSSNSTGTGSSCYCSSRKNAGSKSNQGKHTREKGSKINDKKSKLYMRKMHSKKCEMKSSGCAGSTGRSDIRSEKFNENCNKMEKIKKFFCIHRSSNECTPLYKRLSFFSRDNVKLEQSNSCGKYAPPFGHSVRSDSSSVHNINSTNDGRKTHDNINAQGMRIEKDTGKIIRKTSGKTDVKKSEDKSNDAKKSRGEYFSKHGKIDKTIFSKNKENSTNTTTSANNTNSANNTHSANNVNNFVENFEDNILPQIICGTSAGSIIAAWICSRTNSELLEEFNMEFIYNIVSCFSSENWFYSFFNIYKKGNFYDIDKIIKIVYNLYGDITFLEAFIKTNLVLNITVTRAESGSTNFSCDEDGHIVLNYMNSPNVLIYTAVLASCSFPYLLQPFKLLEKKYNNENVYRFMSIKQVYNTKLIMNSNDQIDHGIDLQSQEDGFLGKEEENEKEKSEKGNDEKHNKSPRCTQNEGKNETANLDVLKYKCRNKCDKLENSNFKQTGENKHSSCTTKDVNVKEEDTLSKKISVKTVIGNAFNRLNKEYLFNNNEEKKIRAQNDEKEDCKNEENIKKQKKIKENNDNDNHNDNHNDDDNDSGTFSEQKVMNSSEKKNFQIYGSSKLQINNFKIGKIKEDEKSVTNEIYKKEKINKYVNFNEYKKVNLLDEEYTIINSVQFKNMYFHDGSLKSDIPAHNLNQILSVKYKIVSQVNPHVFPFTGIRVHGEAGKPVKCWGNSGHWRAGFLMSSMEILFKENIRYILRLMALLDLSPTIRGMNAGSIAMQNYKGDVTLHPKRLYLKHFKLISVSKYDDVEWYTQEGRQMTFQKLPLILNRMKIEKKLVKMKKFFK, translated from the exons ATGTGCG ggaaaaaaacaaaatataacaataataataatagtagtagtaataataataataataataataatagtagtaataatagtaataataataatagtagtagtagtaataataataataataataataatagtagtagtaataataataataataatagtagtagtaataataataataataatagtagcagtaataataataataatagaaataatagtaataatagtaataataatagaaataatagtattaatagtaataataagaagaagaaaaagaagaataggaaaaacaaagaatA CTTAGATTCATTAAAAAAgcagaggaaaaaaaagaaaaggcgCTTCAATTATGAAAACTTTAGTgcacattattttttaaaattacctatattcatcattttgatgatt TATATAGACCTGCGCAGGTGCATTACAAGGAAAAGAAGTACGAGAGGAAAGAGTGGACCAAAGCAAACAGGTAGACGGAGTAGGAAAAGAGTTAACTATCTCAGGAGTAAGATCGATGAAAATGGTAAAGAAGAAGGAGAAATGGAAGCAGATATCGATGCAGATGTCCAAGAAGAATTTGAAGAAGTTGATGAAGAAGTCGAAGAGGAAGTCGAAGTAGAAGTAGACACAGAAGAGGAATACCATGAAAAGAGCgaaagtatttataaaatagatCGCCTTATGCGCACTTGCAATAGCTACAGCGATTATGTCAAATACGCATATCAAATGGACATATTGACGGGAAAAACTATACATATCAATGAGAACTatgattatataaacatatatgatgttaatttattaaaaaaaatatcacagagtattaaaaaaaatttattaaataatgatgTATTACTACTTGTAGaggatataaaaatagcTACATCCCCTAGAATTAAAGGAATATTTCAAGAAAAGTATTATTGTAAAACTTATTCAACACCTCATATAATTGTAActgattttattaataatattatgattggattaaattatatagaaaattatgttaaggagaaaaaagaaaaaaataataattatttatactgTGATgagtatttattaataaaaaaatatttcgaGGATATATTTAGACAATGGGGGAATACAGCTTTGTTCCTGAGTGGTGGGGCTATTTTAGGTTTACATCATTTTGGCGTTTTAGAAGTATTCTTGAAATCTTCTATAAATATAGACTATTTTAATGATTTTACAAAGGGtgttttaaaagaaaagagaaacaatactacaaatgaaaataataaaaaaagtagtaaTAGTACTGGTACTGGTAGTAGTTGTTATTGCAGCAGCAGGAAGAATGCCGGTAGTAAGAGCAATCAAGGGAAGCATACACGCGAGAAGGGAAGTAAAATTAACGACAAGAAGAGCAAACTGTACATGAGAAAGATGCATtcaaaaaaatgtgaaatgAAGAGTAGTGGTTGCGCTGGCAGTACGGGGAGAAGCGATATAAGAAGCGAAAAGTTCAATGAGAATTgtaataaaatggaaaaaataaaaaaatttttctgcATTCATAGAAGTAGTAACGAATGTACACCTTTATATAAACGGTTAAGTTTCTTTTCTCGTGATAATGTCAAGTTAGAACAAAGCAATAGTTGTGGGAAGTATGCACCTCCGTTTGGTCATAGTGTAAGGAGCGATTCATCTAGTGTGCATAACATAAATTCAACAAATGATGGTAGAAAAACGCACGATAATATTAACGCACAAGGTATGAGAATAGAAAAAGATAcaggaaaaattattagaaaaacAAGTGGTAAGACAGACGTCAAAAAGAGTGAAGACAAAAGTAATGATGCGAAAAAAAGTAGAGGTGAATACTTTTCAAAACATGGCAAAATTGATAAAAcgatattttcaaaaaataaagagaataGTACGAATACAACTACTAGTGCAAACAACACAAATAGTGCAAACAACACACATAGTGCTAACAATGTAAATAACTTTGTCGAAAATTTTGAAGATAACATTTTACCCCAAATAATATGTGGTACATCTGCGGGGAGTATAATTGCAGCCTGGATATGCTCAAGAACGAACAGTGAGTTATTAGAAGAGTTTAATATGgaatttatttacaatattGTTTCATGTTTTTCCTCTGAAAATTggttttattccttttttaatatttataaaaaaggaaatttttatgatattgataaaattattaaaattgtttataatttatatggtgatattacttttttagaagcatttataaaaacaaatttagtGTTAAATATTACGGTTACCCGAGCAGAATCTGGGAGTACCAACTTTTCATGTGATGAGGATGGTCATATAGTactaaattatatgaattctcccaatgttttaatttatactGCTGTTTTGGCTAGCTGCtcttttccttatttattaCAGCCTTTTAAATtgttggaaaaaaaatataacaatgaAAATGTTTACCGGTTTATGTCTATTAAGCAGGTGTATAATACCAAACTTATAATGAACAGTAACGATCAAATAGATCATGGAATAGACTTGCAGAGTCAGGAAGATGGATTTCTAGGCAAGGAGGAGGAAAATGAGAAggaaaaaagtgaaaaggGGAACGAcgaaaaacataataaaagtCCAAGGTGCACGCAAAATGAGGGAAAAAACGAAACAGCAAATTTGGATgtactaaaatataaatgtaggAATAAATGCGACAAGTTAGAAAATAGCAATTTTAAGCAAACTGGTGAAAATAAACATTCATCTTGCACAACAAAGGATGTGAATGTGAAGGAGGAAGATACTTTGAGTAAAAAGATTTCAGTGAAAACTGTTATTGGAAATGCTTTCAACagattaaataaagaatatttatttaataataatgaagaaaaaaaaataagggcACAGAATGACGAAAAGGAGGattgtaaaaatgaagaaaatataaaaaaacaaaaaaaaataaaagaaaacaatgataatgataatcaTAATGATAATcataatgatgatgataatgataGTGGTACTTTTTCTGAACAAAAAGTTATGAAcagttcagaaaaaaaaaattttcaaatttatgGTAGCTCAAAATtgcaaattaataattttaaaataggGAAGATAAAAGAGGATGAAAAGAGCGTaacaaatgaaatatataaaaaagaaaaaataaataaatatgtaaattttaacgaatataaaaaagtaaatttacTAGATGAAGAATATACTATAATAAATAGTGTGCAATTTAAAAACATGTATTTTCATGATGGCTCGTTAAAGAGTGATATACCTGCACACAATTTAAACCAAATTTTATCagtgaaatataaaattgtttCTCAAGTAAATCCTCATGTATTTCCATTTACTGGGATAAGAGTACATGGGGAAGCAGGGAAACCTGTGAAATGTTGGGGAAATTCAGGCCACTGGAGAGCAGGTTTTTTGATGTCGTCAatggaaatattatttaaagaaaatattagatatattttgAGGCTAATGGCCTTACTGGACTTATCTCCAACGATAAGGGGAATGAATGCCGGTTCGATTGCCATGCAG AATTACAAAGGAGACGTAACACTACACCCAAAACGGTTATACTtgaaacattttaaattaattagtgTGTCGAAATATGATGATGTGGAATGGTATACACAGGAAGGAAGACAAATGACTTTTCAAAAATTGCCTCTAATTTTGAACAGAatgaaaattgaaaaaaagcTAGTAAAGATGAAAAAGTTCTTCAAGTGA